The proteins below come from a single Mya arenaria isolate MELC-2E11 chromosome 6, ASM2691426v1 genomic window:
- the LOC128236574 gene encoding ganglioside GM2 activator-like, with protein sequence MIMLSFVGVLALISVTKATLPFKFSDCSAPTANKLGYADHISLSNDPIPIPGNETVSLDVHILREITGNYTVNLRVQRHLLFGYVEVPCVSDVGSCSYKLCDLLSGSHYQSAHHCPVQVATSSPDFNCACPFVPGDYHLNPTAFEIHPLSALLKWLAQGDYKAEARIIDDSNNEEVGCYYVEGSTIPTGCTGVSCVFGRRK encoded by the exons ATGATAATGTTGTCTTTTGTAGGAGTTCTTGCTCTAATTTCTGTGACGAAGGCAACATTGCCATTCAAATTCAGCGACTGCA GTGCTCCGACTGCAAACAAGCTTGGTTATGCGGACCACATATCGCTCAGCAATGATCCCATCCCGATTCCTGGCAACGAGACGGTGAGCCTGGATGTCCACATTCTCCGTGAAATCACGGGAAATTATACCGTTAACCTCAGAGTACAGCGACATCTGTTATTTGGATATGTAGAAGTACCCTGTGTAAGCGACGTAGGATCATG CTCGTATAAACTATGTGACCTCCTGTCCGGATCGCATTATCAATCCGCTCACCACTGTCCGGTTCAGGTCGCAACATCCTCTCCTGATTTCAACTGCGCATGCCCGTTCGTCCCTGGAGATTATCACCTCAACCCTACTGCATTTGAAATCCATCCCTTATCCGCATTGTTGAAATGGCTAGCACAG GGCGACTACAAAGCGGAAGCGCGAATAATTGACGACTCCAATAACGAAGAAGTGGGATGCTACTACGTGGAAGGCAGCACCATTCCAACTGGCTGCACTGGTGTCTCCTGCGTCTTTGGGAGAAGGAAATAG
- the LOC128239112 gene encoding uncharacterized protein LOC128239112 has product MFTTGNKRIHTRKLGQYVPESRIELHAEKVLFRNQSSLLRELCDKQTRHKRRQQFQFADDYRDNPAIQSLFQRTSVSQHAHAQQSHVTGSTISPEVRWLLTRSARLQRINNAGYSSFHNRIKDKVVSADGRNREISLVRQRSMCYRNERAETPRQQRLQCDVLGPQFCTDCTEIGEKVHIMKKEQEKFPRIEVHTRSLVAPEKVEKMYLSNPKELFHQKKRYACGCTYDPKLEITTPLVYTPHEVFQRIRRRNQKNQYSEKGGTVDHTHAVETPKTEKDKQIVVNVPDENVKAIEARPSFVQEKTEPPMDMKVSVKFVNEG; this is encoded by the coding sequence atgtttacaaccGGAAATAAACGAATTCATACTCGAAAGTTAGGACAGTATGTGCCAGAAAGTCGGATTGAACTGCATGCTGAAAAGGTGTTGTTCCGGAACCAGTCGTCACTGCTTCGAGAATTATGTGATAAGCAAACTCGCCATAAGAGACGTCAGCAGTTTCAGTTTGCTGACGACTATAGAGACAACCCCGCCATTCAATCGTTATTTCAACGTACTTCCGTTTCACAGCATGCGCATGCTCAGCAAAGTCACGTGACAGGTAGTACAATTTCACCGGAAGTAAGATGGCTGCTTACACGAAGCGCACGATTACAACGAATAAACAACGCGGGATATTCTTCATTTCATAATCGAATCAAAGATAAAGTTGTATCAGCGGATGGGCGAAACAGGGAAATAAGTCTTGTTCGACAAAGATCAATGTGCTACCGAAATGAAAGAGCAGAAACACCAAGGCAACAGCGCTTACAATGCGATGTGCTGGGGCCACAGTTTTGCACAGACTGCACAGAAATTGGCGAAAAGGTGCACATTATGAAAAAGGAGCAAGAAAAATTCCCAAGAATTGAAGTTCACACAAGGTCACTTGTTGCACCGGAAAAGGTGGAGAAGATGTATCTATCGAACCCAAAAGAACTATTCCACCAAAAGAAACGTTATGCATGTGGATGTACTTATGACCCGAAATTGGAAATAACCACTCCTCTCGTTTACACTCCGCATGAAGTATTCCAAAGAATAAGGAGACGCAACCAAAAGAATCAGTACAGCGAAAAGGGAGGTACAGTGGATCACACACATGCTGTTGAGACTCCTAAAACTGAAAAGGACAAACAGATTGTGGTAAACGTACCAGATGAAAATGTTAAAGCTATCGAAGCCAGGCCATCGTTTGTGCAAGAAAAAACCGAACCACCGATGGATATGAAAGTGTCGGTGAAATTTGTCAACGAAGGCTAG